A region of Dioscorea cayenensis subsp. rotundata cultivar TDr96_F1 chromosome 5, TDr96_F1_v2_PseudoChromosome.rev07_lg8_w22 25.fasta, whole genome shotgun sequence DNA encodes the following proteins:
- the LOC120262200 gene encoding FCS-Like Zinc finger 10-like, whose product MRREMLRKRSSSFFSVPGLFVGFSTKGQSDCDSAKSPTSPLDYKLFSNLRSSRSSYLDTHYPKSWDCSKVGLGLVDSLSDDCGIPSGGSENRNIVFGSQMKINIPNPMKESSALDDAPKSLPKDYGIPSQTEFKPVELGKICSCSLVRGGINSSSNFSGSLPINFGSSHGLIASLSASEIELSEDYTCIISHGPNPKTTHIFGDCILESHPSVSPRLMNKDLGVGGRSSSLLKCSEDLPPHSPDDFLSYCFSCNKKLEGKDIYIYRGEKAFCSCDCREQEILIEQEMEKPVTDSSDSLSSSFHDEIFPEGMMTT is encoded by the exons atgAGGAGAGAGATGCTGAGGAAGAGGAGCTCCTCATTCTTCAGTGTTCCTGGTCTCTTTGTGGGGTTTAGCACCAAAGGCCAATCTGATTGTGATTCAGCCAAGAGCCCTACTTCTCCTTTGGATTACAAGCTCTTCTCCAATCTAAGGTCCTCTAGATCATCTTACCTTGATACCCATTACCCCAAAAGCTGGGACTGCTCCAAGGTTGGCCTTGGACTTGTGGATTCTCTCAGTGATGATTGTGGGATCCCCTCTGGAGGCTCTGAGAACAGGAACATTGTTTTTGGATCACAAATGAAGATCAACATCCCAAACCCCATGAAGGAAAGCTCAGCATTGGATGATGCCCCCAAGTCCTTGCCCAAGGACTATGGCATTCCTTCTCAGACTGAATTCAAGCCTGTGGAGCTTGGAAAGATTTGTTCTTGCTCATTGGTTAGGGGGGGCATAAATTCTAGCAGTAATTTTTCGGGTTCCTTACCGATAAATTTTGGTTCTTCTCACGGACTCATTGCTTCTCTTTCTGCTAGTGAGATTGAATTGTCTGAAGACTATACCTGCATTATATCCCATGGTCCTAATCCTAAGACTACCCACATTTTTGGGGATTGTATTCTGGAGAGCCACCCTTCTGTGTCACCAAGACTCATGAATAAGGATTTGGGAGTTGGAGGAAGGTCTTCCTCTTTGCTTAAGTGTTCAGAGGATTTGCCACCCCACTCCCCTGATGACTTCTTGAGCTATTGTTTCTCTTGCAACAAGAAATTGGAGGGCAAAGACATCTACATTTACAG GGGTGAGAAAGCATTTTGTAGCTGTGATTGCCGTGAGCAAGAGATTTTGATCGAACAAGAAATGGAGAAGCCAGTGACTGATTCATCTGATTCTCTCAGTTCATCGTTTCACGACGAGATCTTCCCTGAAGGAATGATGACTACATAG